One segment of Panicum virgatum strain AP13 chromosome 3K, P.virgatum_v5, whole genome shotgun sequence DNA contains the following:
- the LOC120699492 gene encoding uncharacterized protein LOC120699492, whose product MTSLSPTTSANVKGIIAAFEFTRMQRELERRRQRLEKLFTTTSVASATPPPAPLVALSSPALSTTPPSPTPTASASIDNTTLSSSTTRGPRLAPPARCSTLGRTNDESTRVPVSTASAPSSTSSRASSAPSAALTFPLTAATGLCAKEEIFTTMPTKCSTNCFNRDNMLKFGNTINKCSSLENMQHSRWKLSWAYGIGVSEWNHWSPRICMSSVMLYSVMSAQPAYDDSLVDDSDNFSVSEMTMLKFLAMTWHCSACVHVVLLKFTHKWKHKKAIFKLLLLWGNQTVKMTIRIISFAMFTANDKIQRKTRLIVWTVEANDILHHIMMSVQLS is encoded by the exons ATGACTTCACTGTCGCCCACGACCTCCGCCAATGTCAAGGGAATCATCGCCGCTTTCGAGTTTACCAGGATGCAACGGGAGTTGGAGCGCAGACGCCAGCGATTGGAGAAGCTGTTCACCACTACATCGGTGGCATCGGCGACACCTCCACCGGCGCCCTTGGTCGCCCTCAGTTCACCGGCGCTATCCACCACACCTCCGTCCCCCACGCCCACCGCCTCGGCCTCCATCGACAACACCACGCTCAGCTCCTCCACCACCAGGGGCCCCCGGCTAGCTCCGCCCGCAAGGTGTTCGACACTGGGTCGCACCAATGACGAGAGCACTCGTGTTCCTGTTAGCACCGCGTCGGCTCCTTCATCAACCTCGTCACGCGCATCATCTGCTCCAAGCGCAGCACTGACCTTCCCATTGACGGCTGCAACTGGTCTGTGTGCAAAGGAAGAAATCTTCACCACCATGCCCACCAAGTGTTCGACGAATTGTTTCAACCGCGACAACATGCTCAAGTTCGGGAACACTATCAACAAATGCTCCTCACTCGAGAATATGCAGCACAG CAGGTGGAAACTTTCATGGGCGTATGGCATTGGCGTTTCGGAATGGAATCATTGGTCCCCTCGTATATGCATGAGTAGTGTGATGCTCTATAGTGTTATGTCAGCTCAACCAGCGTATGACGACAGCCTTGTAGATGACAGTGACAACTTTAGTGTATCCGAGATGACAATGCTAAAATTCCTTGCCATGACTTGGCACTGTTCTGCTTGTGTACATGTGGTGTTGTTAAAGTTCACACACAAGTGGAAACATAAGAAAGCAATTTTTAAGCTACTATTATTGTGGGGAAACCAGACTGTCAAGATGACTATAAGAATAATTTCTTTTGCAATGTTCACTGCTAATGACAAAATTCAGAGAAAGACAAGGTTGATCGTATGGACAGTGGAAGCAAATGATATTCTGCATCACATTATGATGTCAGTTCAGTTATCCTAA